The following is a genomic window from Penaeus vannamei isolate JL-2024 chromosome 27, ASM4276789v1, whole genome shotgun sequence.
ATGACCTTCAATTTGTATCTCGCTATTGACTTCCTGGGCGAATATTTATGACGTggggatatgtatgcatattttctaTTCATactgcatgtatatctatgtgtttatatatatatatatatatatatatatatatatatatatatatatatatatatatatatatatatatatatatatatatatatatatatgtatatatatatatatatatatatgtgtgtgtgtgtgtgtgtgtgtgtgtgtgtgtgtgtgtgtgtgtgtgcgtgtgtgtgtgtgtgtgtgtgtgtgtgtgtgtgtgtgtgtgtgtagacatatatgtgtgtgtgtgtgtatatatatatatatatatatatatatatatatatatatatatatatacatatatatatatatatacatatatacatatatatatatatatatatatatatatatgtgtgtgtgtgtgtgtgtgtgtgtgtgtgtgtgtgtgtgtgtgtgtgtgtgtgtgtgtgtgtgtgtgtgagtgtgtgtgtgtgtgtgtgtatgtatgtgtctgtgtgtatatatatatatatatatatatatatatatatatatatatatatatatatatatacacaaacacattgtgtgtgtgtgtgtgtgtgtgtgtgtgtgtgtgtgtgtgtgtgtgtgtgtgtgtgtgtgtgtgtttgtgtgtatgtgtgtgtgtgtgtgtgtgtgtgtgtgtgtgtgtgtgtgtgtgtgtgtgtgtgtgtgtgtgtgtgtgtgtgtgtgtgtgtgtgtatctgtgtgtgtgtgtgtgtgtgtgtgtgtatacaatatacatacaatatatatatgtgcatatatatatgtgcatatatatatatatatatatatatatatatatatatatatatatatatatatatatatatatatatatatatatatatatatatatatatatatatacgcatatgtatgtgtatagacttaaatcaaaatatgcatatatatttgaatatatatttgaatatatatatatatatatatatatatatatatatatatatatatatatatgagtgtgtgtgtgtgtgtgtgtgtgtgtgtgtgtgtgtgtgtgtgtgtgtgtgtgtgtgtgtgtgagtgtgtgtgtgtgtgtgtgtccttgtgtgtgtgtgtgtgtgtgtgtgtgtgtgtgtgtgtgtgtgtgtgtgtgtgtgtgtgcgtgtgtgtgtatgtgcgcgcgtctttatatatatatatatacatacataaatatatatatatatatatatatatatatatatatgtgtgtgtgtgtgtgtgtgtgtgtgtgtgtgtgtgtgtgtgtgtgtgtgtgtgtgtgtgtgtgtgtgtgtgtgcgtgtgtgtgtgtgtgtgtgtgtgtgtgtgtgtgtgtgtgtgtgtgtgtgtgtgtgtgtgtgtgtgtgtagacatatatgtgtgtgtatatatatatatatatatatatatatatatatatatatatatatatatatatgtatatacatatatatatatacatatatacatatatatatatatatatatatatatatatatatatatatatatgtgtgtgtgtgtgtgtgtgtgtgtgtgtgtgtgtgtgtgtgtgtgtgtgtgtgtgtgtgtgtgtctgtgtgtgtgtgtgtctgtctgtctgtgtgtgtgtatatatatatatatatatatatatatatacatatatatatgtgtgtgtgtgtgtgtgtgtgtgtgtgtgtgtgtgtgtgtgtgtgtgtgtgtgtgtgtgtgtgtgtgtgtgtgtgtgtgtgtatctttgtgtgtgtgtgtgtgtgtgtctgagtgtgcgtatgtatatctatatctatatgtgtatatatatatatatatatatatacatatatatatatatatatatatatatatatatatatatatatacgcatatatatgtgtatagacttaaatcaaaatatgcatatatatttgaatatatatttgaatatatatatatatatatatatatatatatatatatatatatatatatatatatatatatgtgtgtgtgtgtgtgtgtgtgtgtgtgtgtgtgtgtgtgtgtgtgtgtgtgtgtgtgtgtgtgagtgtgtgtgtgtgtgtgtgtgtgtgtgtgtgtgtgtgtgtgtgtgtgtgtgtgtgtgtgtgtgtgtgtgtgtgcgtgtgcgtgtgcgtctttatatatatatatatatatatatatatatatatatatatatatatatatatatatatatatatatatatatatatatatatatacataaatatatacatacatatatatacatatatatacatatatatatgtacacacacacacacacacacacacacacacacacacacacgcacatatatatatatatatatatatatatatatatatatatatatatatatatatatatatatatatatatatatttttttttttttttttttttttttttttttgttatgtatgtatatatatatatatatatatatatatatatatatatatatatatatatatatatatatatatatatttatttatttatttatttatttatttatttatttatttatttatttatttatattcaaattaatTATGTTTACTCTATTTAATTTTAGTAAAGATGTCATGTTTGAGAGTCTTTCATATACCAATTTATCTAAATATAGGCTTTTTCTAACTATATTTACTGCACGGTTAATTTTTTGGGTAGCGTGACTTTAACAGTGTGGGCTCGTGATGTGGGATTGAATTCATCcctcttattatcttattattaacatataataATTAACAGATggtatatcattatgtaaatattggtaataaatataatgatctaaacaagcaatattctcgaCTGACATTACTAatttctaaggttaactctataccctcccttttcctactaatgataaataaaaaatcattttaataaaaatataaataaacatgagatGGAATCGAGACTCTCATTACCATTCTATTAATGGTCTATCTATGATTTAGCTAGGACATAAGctaatctttccttttccttaatttttacaattttcctcttacACTTCCCTGTAATGAATgatttccttctcaatctattcattgatgccaccggaactgtcacctacaactaattccattgctgtatccacgggccgtTAGAATAACGaaatacctttttttcccctAACAACAAAAAATTATGGCATATTCTCGCCGCATCTtacatttctcatttctcatctctctctctctctctctctctctctctctctctctctctctctctctctctctctgtacacgggAGGACAACAACGACTCATCTAACGAAAGGCAGCCGCTGCTTTACGATCTGGTGGCAcgagatcgaatcccgaacagagaggttatatattcatgataaaaatgcagtagtgcattatttccatctttcattaatatacttcaggttatctgatttggggtttgaattgctttccataagtccgaatgctcacggggattgtgtgtaaaatctcgctatacttactcaggtatgagtagttaggtaaaatctaTGGTGTCAGGTGAcgcctggttgcacgatccttttagtgagaggtggactagtggatagagcggctgccctacgatctggcggcgcaggATCGAATcctgaacagagaggttatatattcatgataaaaatgcagtagtgcattgtttcaatctttcattaatatacctcaggttatctgatttggggtttgatttgctttccatgtcccaaatgctcacggggattgtgtgtaaaatctcgctatacttactcaggtatgagtagttaggtaaaatccatggtgctaggtggcacctggttgcatgatccttttagtgagtggtggactagtggatagagcggctGCCTTACGATCTGCCGGTGCGGGATCGAATCCCTAACAGggatgttattgtgtttgtggttatgttcatatatgtgtgcgtgcgtgtgtgtgtgggtaggtgcatatatatatatatatatatatatatatatatatatatatatatatatatatatatatatatatatatatatatacaaatacatacacacatacacacaacacacacacacacatacacacacacacacacacactcacacacacacacacacacacacacacacacacacacacacacacacacacacatatatatatatatatatatatatatatatatatatatatatatatgtatatatataaatatgtttgtatatatctatctttatatatatgtatgtatgtatatgtacatatgtacgtattttatgtatgtacgtatatatatatatatatatatatatatatatatatatatatatgtatgtatgtatgtatgtatggatggatggatggatggatggatggatggatggatgtatacatatacatatatacatatataaataggtttatatagatgtgtgtgtgtatacacatatatatttttatatatgtgcgtgtgtgtgtgtgtgtgtgtgtgtacatttatatacatgtgtgtgtgcgtgtgcgcgtgcggccgtgtgaatttgtttgtgcgtgtgcatgtgtgtgtttgtgtgtatgtgtgtgtgtgtgtgtgtgtgtgtgtgtgtgtgtgtgtgtacatatgtatatatataatttcatctttatatatatgtacacacaagatTATAGCAATCTGCATTCCGCCCCGACTGCCGCTTCCGGAACGGCCCCCCGCGCCCTCCTGCTGCAAGAGCCTTCAATCACACCACGCCCCAAGGCTCAACCGCGAGCTCAGGCGTTTAGGATTCGCGGTTGTATAAAAGCTCGATCGAAGCGCTGGAGGCACCATTGTCCTACAGGAGTTCAAACACCATGAAGCTGGTAAGTACCGGAGGCGGATCTTCCTTGCGGTACGAAGGGTGGTGGAGCAGTGTTAGTAATTCAGTAGGAAAAGTTTACGCTGTTTTTAAACATTTTGGGGGGTTGCTGCTGTTAATCTTTAGCTGATTTCTTTATTACTACATGAGAACGTGTTTACCCACTCATAGTATAGACGAGGagctctagtttgtttgttttccattttcatatCTCCAGGAGCCACCaactacagtgtgtgtgtgatgaagaaAGGACATAATAGATGCAGTCTATATAAAGATAAGCCAGGGATTATGTTGTATTATTTAGTAATCGAACATTAGCTGTGTGCGATTCCTAAACGTGATACTTGCTTTGCTCAAGACTAACTGAATGAAATGTTTGTACGGTCATGATTAACAGACAAAATATTGGGTTCAATCCTGATCTTTTAGTTAGGATTCTAAGTGTATTAAGATTAATTTCTATGTTAAATTTACGATTGTTCGTAGAATCCTGATAATGGTCGACAGAAGTTTGaaataaaatatgtttatatatcctcTGAAACTGCATCAGTAGGCCTTCAATGGTAAGATTTTCACTTGTTGAAATGAAGAATAAGTATAGATTCAAATCTAGAAtatatttttctaaaattatttttttctgtttttccagaCCCTCTTTGTCTGCCTGGCTGGAGTCGTGGCCGCCTCGGCGCTCCCACAGTTCCAGGAGCGCCACCCCGAGTACACCGCCGAGACCCTGGTGGACGAGCGCGAGGACCGCGGCGACGGCAACTTCAGGTACCTTTTCCGGACCAGCAATGGCATCAACACCGAAAAAGTTGGTACCCCTGGATCCAAGGGACAAAGCAACATGCAGGGAAGTTTTAGGtaagctattaaaaaaaaaaaaaaaaaaaaaaaaaaaacgtgtcaaTACCCTGGTGGATTTTTTAATACAAGTGTGAATTTGgataagaaaatattaatatgttACTGAATCTACACTGCTATCAAGTTATTCCTCCTATATATGTATCAGGTAACAGAGTCCTTCAAGTATCTTTTAAACCCACAGCTTCCCCTTGACTGACGGTGGAGTCGCTCAGTTCAGCTACATCGCCGACGAGAACGGTTACCAGCCTTCCTCCGACCTCctgcctcctactcctcctcacgtCTTCAGACTCCTTGAGATCGCGGCTCAGCAAAGGGCTGCAGGAATCACATTCGATTAAGAACTCGATACAGTGGCTCGATAAGTGTTCGACAGCACACGACCTGGCATTTTACAAATGTACATAACTTTTGCGACCACACGAAATGACTTGAAGTTGTCAgcgtgagtgaataaatgagaaaGTTGCAGAATGTGCGTTTCTTATCCAGCTCTTTAAGATTCTTAGAGGCTTAATTCTAATccatcttcctctcgctttcctctctctcttccgtcgtcTCTTCTCCACAGCGCCACTGACCtgctccaacccctacccctacgTCTtgacctttttccttttcctttgtgcATGTACATTCTCCTCATTAGATGCACTGCGCTCGGGTACTTCCTTTACATACAATACCCGTATTAAGTTCCCATGAAGTGATTTTGGTTGGAGTCTTCCTGTAATTCATacacactcgttcactcactcactcactcatttactcactcattcgcttaatcactcacccactcactcactcacttactcactcactcacttactcactcatacactcacacacacacaaacacacacacacacacacacaaacacgcacacacgcacaacatacacacataaacacacacacgcactcacacacacacacccacgcacacacacacacaaacataaaaatgtacatgcacacaaacacacacgtctaTCTTTGCGTTAAATGTTTATAATACCTATCACACAGCCTTACAatgcttttatatttattcacAGCATAACTTGGTATCTGACGTATAtccatgatataaaaaaataggaataatttgtcttttttttctctctctctcttcttcttcttcttctcttttcatgtGTTCTTTCTCTTGGACCTGAGTTCGTGTggattttcacttctctcttaaaGCATTGGGCAATATCTCTGACTTGCATGTCGTCATGATTCTCTCTCCGCATCCTTGGAGTTGTTCCTTTATTAATGACTTCCTCTCCGCGTGTCACGATAGGCGGCGAAGGGATCCGTGACACCAATTtgtcctcttcttgttttctttcggaATTCTCGCTTGATTAGGCCTTATCTTGGCTTCCCTGCAAATTGATAGGGGCCTCCGACGCACCCTCGCCGAGTGCATTGCTATTTTGTctgggtatttatttgtgtgaatgaaaatatctaaatgtatatatatatatatatatatatatatatatatatatatatatatatatatatatatatatatatatacatatatatatatttatatatattgtgggtatgtatgtgtgtgtgtgtgtctgtgtgtgtgtgtctgtgtgtgtgtgtgtgtctgtgtgtgttcgtgtgtgtgtgtgtgtgtgtgtgtgtgtgtgcgtgtgtgtgtgtgtgtgtgtatgtatgtatgtatgtatgtatgtttatatatatatatatatatatatatatatatatatatatatatatatgtatatatacatatatatatatatatatatatatatatatatatatatatatgtatatatacatctgtgtgtctgtctctgtgtttatacatacatacacacatacatatatatatatatatatatatatatatatatatatatatatatatataaatatatatttatatatatatattaatatatatatacatatatatatacatatatatatatatatatatatatatatatatatatatatatatatatatatatatatatatatatatatatatatatatatatatatatatatatatatatatatatatatatatatatgtatgtatgtatgtatgtatataaatctgtctacctaattatcacacacacacacacacacacatacacacacacacacacacacacacacacgcacacgcacacgcacacacacacatacacatacacacacacacacacacacacacacacgcatacacgcacacacacacacacacacacacacacacacacacacacgcatacacgcacacacacacacacacacacacacacacacacacacacacacacacacacacacacacacacacatatatatatatatatatatatatatatatatatatatatatatatatatatatatatatatatttatttatatatatgtgtgtgtgtgtgtgtgtgtgtgtgtgtgtgtgtgtgtgtgtgtgtgtgtgtgtctgtgtgtgtatgtgtgtgtgtgtgtgtgtctgtgtgtgtgtgtatacactctcactcactctcactctcactctcactctcactctcactctcactctcactctcactctcactctcactctcactctcactctctctttctctctctctctctctcaatatatatatgtgtgtgtgtgtgtgtgtgtgtgtgtgtatgttcatataatcacttatgtatatattcttacttataaagatatacatatgaatacacacacacacacatgtgtgtatatatatatatatatatatatatatatatatatatatatatatatatatatgtgtgtgtgtgtgtgtgtgtgtgtgtgtgtgtgtgtgtgtgtgtgtgtgtgtgtgtgtgtgtgtatgtgtatatataaatatatatttttttttctttcttttttttttgtatatatatatatatgtatgtctatatctatatatatatatatatatatatatatatatatatatatatatatatatatatatatatatatatatatatatatatatatatatgtatgtatatgtatatgtatatattggtatatatatgtatatatatacacatatgttgttatatctatatatctatctatctatctatatatatatatatatatatatatatatatatatatatatatatatatatatatatatatatagttatatatatatatagttatatatatatatatttatataattatatgtatatatatatatatatatatatagttatatatatgtaggtatatacatttatatatatatatatatatatatatatatatatatatatatatatgtatgtatatatatatatatatatatatatatatatatacatatgtatatatatacatatatatgtgtatatatatatacatatgtatatatatacatatatatgtatatatatatatatatatatatataaataaatatatatatatatatatatatatatatatatatatacatgaatgtaaatacaaacacacacacacacacacacacacacacacatacacactcgcccacacacactcgcacacacatacacacacacacacacacacacacacacacacacacacacacacatacacacacacacacacacacacacacacacacacacacacacacacacacacacatatatatatatatatatatatatatatatatatatatatatatatacatatatatatatacatatatatatatatatatatatatacatacatatatatatatatatatatcaatatatgtatatgtatatataagtatatatgcatacatatgtatttatatatatatatatatatatatatatatatatatatatacatatctatctatctatctatctatctatatatatatatatatatatatatatatatatatatgtatgtatgtatgtatgtatgtatgtatgtataagcaattaaatcaatatatgtatatgtatatatgcatacatatgtatttatacatgtatatatatatatatatatatatatatatatatatatatatatatatatatatatatatatacatatatatatgtgtgtataaatatatatgtatgcacacacacacaaacacacatatatgtatatatatatatatatatatatatatatatatatatatatgtgtgtgtgtgtgtgtgtgtgtgtgtgtgtgtgtgtgtgtgtgtgtgtgtgtgtgtgtgtgtgtgtgtgtgtgtgtgtattggtgtgtgtgtattggtgtgtgtgtattggtgtgtgtgtgtgtgtgtgtgtgtgtgtgtgtgtgtgtgtgtgtgtgtgtgtgtgtgtgtgtgtgtgtgtgtgtgtgtgtgtgtgtgtgtatgtgtgtgtgtgtctgtgtgtgtgtgtgtgtgtgtgtgtgtgtgtgtgtctgtgtgtgtgtgtgtgtgtgtgtgtgtatttgtatatatgcatatatatatatatatatatatatatatatatatatatatatatatatatatatatacatatttatatctatatgtgtgtgtgtgtgtatgtgtgtgtgtgtgtgtgtgtgtgcgtgtgtgtgtgtgtgtgtgtgtgtatgtgtgcgtgcgcgtgcgtgtgtgtgtatgtgttgtgtgtgtgtgtgtgtgtgtgtgtgtgtgtgtgtgtgtgtgtgtgtgtgtgtgtgtgtgtgtgtgtgtgtgtgttgtgttgtgtgtgtgtgtgtgtgtgtgtgtgtgtgtgtgtgtgtgtgtgtgtgtgtgtgtgtgtgtgtgtgtgtatttgtatatatgcatatatatatatatatatatatatatatatatatatatatatatatatatatatatatatacatatttatatctatatgtgtgtgtgtgtgtatgcgtgtgtgtgtgtgtgtggctgtgtgtgtgtgtgtgtgtgtgtgtgtgtgtgtgcgtgcgcgtgcgtgtgtgtgtatgtgtgtgtgtgtgtttgtatgtg
Proteins encoded in this region:
- the LOC138866756 gene encoding cuticle protein AMP1A-like, with translation MKLTLFVCLAGVVAASALPQFQERHPEYTAETLVDEREDRGDGNFRYLFRTSNGINTEKVGTPGSKGQSNMQGSFSFPLTDGGVAQFSYIADENGYQPSSDLLPPTPPHVFRLLEIAAQQRAAGITFD